Below is a window of Impatiens glandulifera chromosome 2, dImpGla2.1, whole genome shotgun sequence DNA.
ttaaaattagggttttatgAAAGGATGGTGTTCTGGATCAAACTGAATGGAAAATAAAAGTTGAGAAATATGCAATGAAGCAAGAGCAGAGCAGGTGAATGATTATGAATATCTGTAAAGAAGAAAGTAAGATAAGATGAAGAAATTACTGGGTTTTAGGAGGTGGATGCACATGAAGTTTTGGAAAATCTGGTTTATCCTGTACGGATTTCAAGTCTTTCATTTCTTCTCCTTCATCTTTAAGCTCTGATTCGTCATCGTCATCTGAAGAAGCGTAATCCACGAGTGacatccttcttcttcttcgtcttcttcgtCTCCTTTCACACGATTTTAGCATAAACTTTGGAAAGGAGGCCTTTTCCCTAATTTATTACAAACTTTCagccaaaaaaattaaaattatgacaatcatttatatatttagtgaTTTTATTAAGGAATAATTAtccatttttttcataaatttggaGAAGGtgttgttttaatttataatttttaaaaaatagtaggAAGCTACATATtaggaaaaatattatttttcataattttaaaattaatttgtttaggAGAAAATTATACagcaaataatttttgtaagtacaatataattttaattatagtataaataatatttcaaatgaaataataaaaattatactataatttatatcataaccaaaaattaatcaaaattatgattcaaaaatactttatacCAAAATATAACCCACTCCTAATTTTAATTTCCAATatactaattttcaaatatcttGCATACACCGTAGGAGATCGGGTTGGAGCGTTTATGTGCTACacaaaaaaacttaaaattcatttaagtatatttttatttataacgtTTATAGTGAGAAtcgaaatattttaatttttatactgTTATTTTTTCTCTTACTTCCGACATTAATCAAGATAAAGTTTGTCCAAAAAGAGTGGAAGGATATTCAAAACAAAGGGAAaggttaattttatattatagatGAAGATTAACAAGGGAATTAGGTATCTTTTCAACTCATTTGTCAATTATAAATggagatataaaaaaaaattggaaaaacaAACAGTAAAAAAAATAGCATAGCCAGTTAGCAACTTGATGACAATATTGCTTGTGTACAAAACTTCAGCCCAATGGATTATGGAAGACACAATCCTTAAAACAAAGCAATAATAATGCATAACAAAATTTGGTTTCTAAACATAAGAGTTAGGATTCTAATTCTCTATTGCTTACCTATGAAAATTAAGGTGTacataaatgaaaataagttgtaatggaaaataaataaattcatggGCATGGACTGATGTCTCATGCGAGTTCCGGGCCACTGGGTAGTGGTTCATAACCATCGTGGGTAGATGTGGTTTGCTTGAACTCGGCTGGGATGCATTTCAGAACAACCGAGACAACTAACCCGAAGGCTCCGATTAACACACATACAACCCACAGGTTTAGGCTTAAAGGTGTGGTTCCAGCAAAAGCACACAACAGTTCAACTAAGACCACTTGAAACGAGACTGTTGAGGCTATGACCGCCATAAATATCCAGCTATCACAAATACCCGCTAAAACATTAATTTTCTCCATGTCACGACTATTTATCTCGTTAAATACCTGCTCAAAACcattataaaaacaactttgtgagatgaaattgaatttttacatcaaattaaaaacaaaaactttgTGAGATGAAAATTTCAAGCTAACTAACTTCCCTTCCTAGCTATTTCTCATGTCATTTGtagtttcaattttttatttttgaaatactttttatctaataattaaataagacaAGAAAATGGCAAAAATATACTGTTCAATTAACAATttacaaacaaaattatgtatTCCTTGTATATCTATATTATATACTcctaatttactttttataaataacctagatcaaacaaggcccaattagtaggatttttttatttttttttgttaaatagaGGATAGTTACCCATTTGTTGTAATAATGATTTAATCTAAtatcactaaaaaaaaaaaattattgtgattaaatacattttcttataagtgtaaaaatatatttagaaaagaTTATACCGAAAGAATGGAGTTAGCGCAGGCGCAACAGCAGAAAACACAATTGAAAACAATAACCAAAAGGCACCTATTAGTTATTATAGATTTTAACTATTCCTAGCTAGCAAAATTGAAGTCATTAGACCCAAAACTAAAATAGTAAAAGTACCTGGCAAAACACAAAGGCATTGAATATGACTGTGTTGAGAATGGACTCAGAATTTTCTCCATTGATATTAAGGAGATCTTTCCCACCAAATTTGAGGACAATGAGTGCACCCAATTGATAAATGCTTTGTCCTATAATATTCCTCCACATAACCTTAGTTATGAAACTTACCTGCCTTCCTATTGGTGGCTTTCTCATTAGTTCATCACTAGGAGGCTCTGTGGCTAAAGCTAAGGCCCCTAATGTGTCCATTATCATGTTTACCCATAGCAGTTGAACAGCAGTAAGTGGAGCAGATCCTGCagggtgttttttttttctttaattttttaccaTAACATTTTTACTTTGGGAGAGATTATGAATTATGAATAGATAAGGAACTTACCTGAAACGCATGCAGAGATAAAATTGATCATGAGTGCGACAACATTAACTGTCAGTTGGAACTGAACAAACTTCTGTATGTTAACATAAACAGATCGCCCCCATCTGGTAACCTTCACAATTGTTGAGAAGTTGTCGTCCATTATGACCACATCCGCATTTTCTTTTGCAACCTAAACATGAATATTATAGATATAAGAAGAAAAAAGCTGTTAGAAATGTAACAATTTGAAAGAAGGCACACCTCGGTTCCAGCTATTCCCATGGCAAGTCCGATGTCTGCCTCGTGCAATGCAGGGGCATCATTAGTCCCGTCACCAGTAACTGCAACAACTTCTAATAGATCTTTTCTCAAATATGTAACCAATTTGTGTTTATCCATTGGTAATGATCTTGCCATGACCTGTAATTTAAATGCTGCAGTCAtcagtttcatttttttttctttttgagaaaacaaacaaacaaacaaaacagaACCTGAAGTTTTGGTATAATAGTCCTGAGCTCCTCTGGGGTTTTCTCACGAAAATCAGGTCCTTCAATAGCAAGACCACCTTCTGTCAAGATACCACACTCTCTAGCTATGGCTTTAGCCGTGTTGATATTGTCACCAGTGACTATCCTAACTGTAATTCCGGCAGCTAAGCAAGTCTTGACTGCCTCTTTTACCCCTGGACGAACTGGATCCTTAATCCCAACAACTGCTACAAGAGTGTATTTCTCATCAggaatattttctttatttccttcaTTACCCTCTATGTCCTTGAAAGCTAAACAGAGAGTTCTAAGGGCTTCACAGGCAAATTCATTGATTACATCTGTTATTTTTTTCCTCTGTTCTTCTGGAAGAGAGACAGATTCCCCATTTTCATTAACAACCTTATCACACATTCTTAGGATGATTTCCGACGCGCCTTTGCAGAATGCTCGTTTCTTACCATTGGGAAGAGCCACAAGAACAGACATCTTTTTCTTGACAGAGTTGAAAGGTTCGATTTTTTCAATCTTGCCCTCTGTCCAATTGGCATGTTTAAATATTTGCGCGAATTCCAATAACGCCGACTCAGTTGGCGTGCCCAAAACATGGGTTGTTGTCCTGTCTTTTGATTTCACTATTTCAGCACTTGTATTTTGGAATATGGACTGCAGCATTATGTCTAGTAAGCCTTGTGATAAAGAAGACTTCAATGCATTTCCACTTTGATTATCAATTTGTTTAGCTTCACCTTTAATCCATAATTTGGTCACAATCATATGATTTGTTGTTAAGGTTCCTGTCTTGTCCGTACAAATACAGCTGGCTGATCCCATTGTCTCGCAGGCTGAAAGATGCCTGACCAAAGCCTTATCGTTCATCAACTTCTTCATCGCGAAAGCAAGACTCAGAGTAACCGCCAGTGGCAAACCTTCCGGAACCGCAACTACGAGAATCGTGACCGCAATCGCGAAGAAATTCAAGAGGCTCAAAACGTCACTCGATGACCAACTCCACATTTCGTGATGAGCGATCTTTCCTATGATAAACCGCGAAGTGAGAACAAAGAACGTGAGTATAGCAAAGGCTAAACCGATCTTCCCAATGACAGTTGCTACCCCGTTAAGCTTAACTTGTAATGGCGTCTCGTCCTCACCTCCTTCGCTTAATGTCTCCATCAATCTTCCCCATTCTGTCCTCATCCCGACAGAACCAACCAACA
It encodes the following:
- the LOC124926431 gene encoding calcium-transporting ATPase 4, plasma membrane-type-like — protein: MERYLRQNFDVVPKNPSEDALKRWRSAVWLVKNPRRRFRMVADLTKRAEVNRERRKLQRNFRVALTVQTAALHFIDAGSQAEVTPTELSATQAGFEIEPDILASIIRKHEIKGLDSKGGLEGIAHKLHVSLVDGIVSNDISRRQKAYGFNRFIEKPSKPFWMFVWEALHDLTLLILMVCAAVSVGVGIATEGWPAGMYDGIGILLCIFLVVIVTATSDYKQSLQFIDLDKEKKNIIVQVTRDGNRQKVSIYDLVVGDIVHLSIGDQVPADGLFISGYSLTVDESSLSGESQPVNITKKKPFLLSGTKVQDGSGKMLVGSVGMRTEWGRLMETLSEGGEDETPLQVKLNGVATVIGKIGLAFAILTFFVLTSRFIIGKIAHHEMWSWSSSDVLSLLNFFAIAVTILVVAVPEGLPLAVTLSLAFAMKKLMNDKALVRHLSACETMGSASCICTDKTGTLTTNHMIVTKLWIKGEAKQIDNQSGNALKSSLSQGLLDIMLQSIFQNTSAEIVKSKDRTTTHVLGTPTESALLEFAQIFKHANWTEGKIEKIEPFNSVKKKMSVLVALPNGKKRAFCKGASEIILRMCDKVVNENGESVSLPEEQRKKITDVINEFACEALRTLCLAFKDIEGNEGNKENIPDEKYTLVAVVGIKDPVRPGVKEAVKTCLAAGITVRIVTGDNINTAKAIARECGILTEGGLAIEGPDFREKTPEELRTIIPKLQVMARSLPMDKHKLVTYLRKDLLEVVAVTGDGTNDAPALHEADIGLAMGIAGTEVAKENADVVIMDDNFSTIVKVTRWGRSVYVNIQKFVQFQLTVNVVALMINFISACVSGSAPLTAVQLLWVNMIMDTLGALALATEPPSDELMRKPPIGRQVSFITKVMWRNIIGQSIYQLGALIVLKFGGKDLLNINGENSESILNTVIFNAFVFCQVFNEINSRDMEKINVLAGICDSWIFMAVIASTVSFQVVLVELLCAFAGTTPLSLNLWVVCVLIGAFGLVVSVVLKCIPAEFKQTTSTHDGYEPLPSGPELA